DNA from Salmo trutta chromosome 14, fSalTru1.1, whole genome shotgun sequence:
ctctctctctatgtccctgATTCGCTGAGTTTGTTTCCCAATCCTGTTCCCTGATTGGTTGTCTCCTGGGCGGAGGGGGCAGGCCTCAGTCTGTGTCCATGTCCATGTGACAGGGGTTACTTCCTGTCTCCAGGGCGGTCCGGTAGAGCTTCAGAAAGTGGCGGTAGTGCGGGGAGCAGCCAAGCCACGCCTCTCCGAACCGCACTGCCCCCGTCAACAggaactcctcctcctccctcggcTGCAGCCGGCACCGCAGGGGCGTGTTCAGACGTCCGGACCACCCCTTTCCTCTGGCTCCGTCCCAAGAGAACACTCCGCTCTTCTGATGGAACAGGCGGCTTAGCGTCACGGCAACGGAGGAGTGGTCTGATGACGAGGGCGTGTCAACGCCACGGATACTGCCGCGACCcgctggagagaaagagggagggagagagatatggggaggaggggggagagagagatatggggaggagggagatgagggaggagagggggagagagatatggggggagagagggattttaccagtactgagttgatgtgcaggggtacgaggtaatggaggtagatatgtacatataggtagagatAAAGTGAGTAGgtaatagataatagacagtagcagcagtgtatatgatGAGTCTAAAGAGTTAGTGTAATGGGGGTTCAATGCAGAAAGTCCAGATagttattggttaactatttagtggTCTTGttcagtcttatggtttgggggtagaagctgatcagggtcctgttggttccagatttggtgcatcggtacagcttgccgtgcggtagcagagagaacagtctatgacttggatgcctagagtctttgataatttttagggccttcctctgacaccgcctggtataggggtcctggatggcagtggattcggccccagtgatgtactgcaccatacacactaccccctggagcgccttgcggtcagatgccaagcagttgccataccaagcagccagtcaagattctctcaatggtgcagctgtagaacattttgaggatctgagggcccatgctgaATCTTTTCAGCCTGCTGAGGGGGAaggcgtggtgtgtgtgtgtgtgtgtgttgtggtgcgtacctgtgtgtgttgtggtgcgtacctgtgtgtgtgtgtgtgtgtgtgtgtgtgttgtggtgcatacctgtgtgtgtgtgtgtgtgtgtgtgtgtgtgtgtgtgtgtgtgtgtgtgtgtgtgtgtgtgtgtgtgtgtgtgtgtgtgtgtgtgtgtgtgtgtgtgtgtgtgtgtgtgcttaccaAAGTCGCTGGTGCATACCGCCATCAGGATCTGGTCATCTGTGCAGGGTGTAcaggaggctgagagagagacatgagacacATGACAtatacaccaccacacaccaccatacACCAccacacactagaggtcgaccgattaatcggaatggccgattaattagggccgatttcaagttttcataacaatcggtaatcggtatttttggtcaccgatttgccgattttaatatatatttttttattattattattctaatttttttacacctttatttaactaggcaagtcagattaagaacacaatcttattttcaatgacggcctaggaacgggggttaactgccttgttcaggggggattcggggattcgtttttgcaaccttccggttactagtccaatgctctaaccacctgccttacattgcactccacgaggagcctgcatggcaggctgactacctgttacgcgacggcagcaagaagccaaggtaagttgctagctagcattaaacttatcttataaaaaactatcaatcttaacataatcactagttaactacacatggttgatgatattactagtttatctaacgtgtcctgcgttgcatataatcgatgcggtgcctgttcatttatcattgaatcacagcctacttcgccaaacgggtgttgatttaacaagcgcatttgcgaaaaaagcactgtcgttgcaccaatgtacctaaccataaacatcaatgcctttctttaaaatcaatacacaagtatatatttttaaacctgcatatttagttaatattgcctgctaacatgaaattgtgtcacatctctagcgttcattgcacgcagagtcagggtatatgcaacagtttgggccgcctggctcgttgcgaactaatttgccagaattttatgtaattatgacataccattgaaggttgggcaatgtaacaggaatatttagacttagggatgccacccgttagataaaatacagaatggttccgtatttcactgacaggaaaaacgttttgttttcgagatgatagtttctggatttgaccatattaatgacctaaggcgcgtatttctgtgtgttattatgttataattaagtctatgatttgatagagcagcctgactgagcgatggtaggcagcagcaggctcgtaagcattcattcaaaacagcactttcgtgcgttttgccagcagcccttcgcaatgcattgcgctgtttatgacttcaagcctgtcaactcccaagattaggctggtgtaaccgatgtgaaatggctagctagttagcgggtgcgcgctaatagcgtttcaaacgtcacttgctctgagacttggagtagttgtttcccttgctctgcatgggtaacgctgcttcgagggtggctgttgtcgatgtgttcctgNNNNNNNNNNNNNNNNNNNNNNNNNNNNNNNNNNNNNNNNNNNNNNNNNNNNNNNNNNNNNNNNNNNNNNNNNNNNNNNNNNNNNNNNNNNNNNNNNNNNNNNNNNNNNNNNNNNNNNNNNNNNNNNNNNNNNNNNNNNNNNNNNNNNNNNNNNNNNNNNNNNNNNNNNNNNNNNNNNNNNNNNNNNNNNNNNNNNNNNNNNNNNNNNNNNNNNNNNNNNNNNNNNNNNNNNNNNNNNNNNNNNNNNNNNNNNNNNNNNNNNNNNNNNNNNNNNNNNNNNNNNNNNNNNNNNNNNNNNNNNNNNNNNNNNNNNNNNNNNNNNNNNNNNNNNNNNNNNNNNNNNNNNNNNNNNNNNNNNNNNNNNNNNNNNNNNNNNNNNNNNNNNNNNNNNNNNNNNNNNNNNNNNNNNNNNNNNNNNNNNNNNNNNNNNNNNNNNNNNNNNNNNNNNNNNNNNNNNNNNNNNNNNNNNNNNNNNNNNNNNNNNNNNNNNNNNNNNNNNNNNNNNNNNNNNNNNNNNNNNNNNNNNNNNNNNNNNNNNNNNNNNNNNNNNNNNNNNNNNNNNNNNNNNNNNNNNNNNNNNNNNNNNNNNNNNNNNNNNNNNNNNNNNNNNNNNNNNNNNNNNNNNNNNNNNNNNNNNNNNNNNNNNNNNNNNNNNNNNNNNNNNNNNNNNNNNNNNNNNNNNNNNNNNNNNNNNNNNNNNNNNNNNNNNNNNNNNNNNNNNNNNNNNNNNNNNNNNNNNNNNNNNNNNNNNNNNNNNNNNNNNNNNNNNNNNNNNNNNNNNNNNNNNNNNNNNNNNNNNNNNNNNNNNNNNNNNNNNNNNNNNNNNNNNNNNNNNNNNNNNNNNNNNNNNNNNNNNNNNNNNNNNNNNNNNNNNNNNNNNNNNNNNNNNNNNNNNNNNNNNNNNNNNNNNNNNNNNNNNNNNNNNNNNNNNNNNNNNNNNNNNNNNNNNNNNNNNNNNNNNNNNNNNNNNNNNNNNNNNNNNNNNNNNNNNNNNNNNNNNNNNNNNNNNNNNNNNNNNNNNNNNNNNNNNNNNNNNNNNNNNNNNNNNNNNNNNNNNNNNNNNNNNNNNNNNNNNNNNNNNNNNNNNNNNNNNNNNNNNNNNNNNNNNNNNNNNNNNNNNNNNNNNNNNNNNNNNNNNNNNNNNNNNNNNNNNNNNNNNNNNNNNNNNNNNNNNNNNNNNNNNNNNNNNNNNNNNNNNNNNNNNNNNNNNNNNNNNNNNNNNNNNNNNNNNNNNNNNNNNNNNNNNNNNNNNNNNNNNNNNNNNNNNNNNNNNNNNNNNNNNNNNNNNNNNNNNNNNNNNNNNNNNNNNNNNNNNNNNNNNNNNNNNNNNNNNNNNNNNNNNNNNNNNNNNNNNNNNNNNNNNNNNNNNNNNNNNNNNNNNNNNNNNNNNNNNNNNNNNNNNNNNNNNNNNNNNNNNNNNNNNNNNNNNNNNNNNNNNNNNNNNNNNNNNNNNNNNNNNNNNNNNNNNNNNNNNNNNNNNNNNNNNNNNNNNNNNNNNNNNNNNNNNNNNNNNNNNNNNNNNNNNNNNNNNNNNNNNNNNNNNNNNNNNNNNNNNNNNNNNNNNNNNNNNNNNNNNNNNNNNNNNNNNNNNNNNNNNNNNNNNNNNNNNNNNNNNNNNNNNNNNNNNNNNNNNNNNNNNNNNNNNNNNNNNNNNNNNNNNNNNNNNNNNNNNNNNNNNNNNNNNNNNNNNNNNNNNNNNNNNNNNNNNNNNNNNNNNNNNNNNNNNNNNNNNNNNNNNNNNNNNNNNNNNNNNNNNNNNNNNNNNNNNNNNNNNNNNNNNNNNNNNNNNNNNNNNNNNNNNNNNNNNNNNNNNNNNNNNNNNNNNNNNNNNNNNNNNNNNNNNNNNNNNNNNNNNNNNNNNNNNNNNNNNNNNNNNNNNNNNNNNNNNNNNNNNNNNNNNNNNNNNNNNNNNNNNNNNNNNNNNNNNNNNNNNNNNNNNNNNNNNNNNNNNNNNNNNNNNNNNNNNNNNNNNNNNNNNNNNNNNNNNNNNNNNNNNNNNNNNNNNNNNNNNNNNNNNNNNNNNNNNNNNNNNNNNNNNNNNNNNNNNNNNNNNNNNNNNNNNNNNNNNNNNNNNNNNNNNNNNNNNNNNNNNNNNNNNNNNNNNNNNNNNNNNNNNNNNNNNNNNNNNNNNNNNNNNNNNNNNNNNNNNNNNNNNNNNNNNNNNNNNNNNNNNNNNNNNNNNNNNNNNNNNNNNNNNNNNNNNNNNNNNNNNNNNNNNNNNNNNNNNNNNNNNNNNNNNNNNNNNNNNNNNNNNNNNNNNNNNNNNNNNNNNNNNNNNNNNNNNNNNNNNNNNNNNNNNNNNNNNNNNNNNNNNNNNNNNNNNNNNNNNNNNNNNNNNNNNNNNNNNNNNNNNNNNNNNNNNNNNNNNNNNNNNNNNNNNNNNNNNNNNNNNNNNNNNNNNNNNNNNNNNNNNNNNNNNNNNNNNNNNNNNNNNNNNNNNNNNNNNNNNNNNNNNNNNNNNNNNNNNNNNNNNNNNNNNNNNNNNNNNNNNNNNNNNNNNNNNNNNNNNNNNNNNNNNNNNNNNNNNNNNNNNNNNNNNNNNNNNNNNNNNNNNNNNNNNNNNNNNNNNNNNNNNNNNNNNNNNNNNNNNNNNNNNNNNNNNNNNNNNNNNNNNNNNNNNNNNNNNNNNNNNNNNNNNNNNNNNNNNNNNNNNNNNNNNNNNNNNNNNNNNNNNNNNNNNNNNNNNNNNNNNNNNNNNNNNNNNNNNNNNNNNNNNNNNNNNNNNNNNNNNNNNNNNNNNNNNNNNNNNNNNNNNNNNNNNNNNNNNNNNNNNNNNNNNNNNNNNNNNNNNNNNNNNNNNNNNNNNNNNNNNNNNNNNNNNNNNNNNNNNNNNNNNNNNNNNNNNNNNNNNNNNNNNNNNNNNNNNNNNNNNNNNNNNNNNNNNNNNNNNNNNNNNNNNNNNNNNNNNNNNNNNNNNNNNNNNNNNNNNNNNNNNNNNNNNNNNNNNNNNNNNNNNNNNNNNNNNNNNNNNNNNNNNNNNNNNNNNNNNNNNNNNNNNNNNNNNNNNNNNNNNNNNNNNNNNNNNNNNNNNNNNNNNNNNNNNNNNNNNNNNNNNNNNNNNNNNNNNNNNNNNNNNNNNNNNNNNNNNNNNNNNNNNNNNNNNNNNNNNNNNNNNNNNNNNNNNNNNNNNNNNNNNNNNNNNNNNNNNNNNNNNNNNNNNNNNNNNNNNNNNNNNNNNNNNNNNNNNNNNNNNNNNNNNNNNNNNNNNNNNNNNNNNNNNNNNNNNNNNNNNNNNNNNNNNNNNNNNNNNNNNNNNNNNNNNNNNNNNNNNNNNNNNNNNNNNNNNNNNNNNNNNNNNNNNNNNNNNNNNNNNNNNNNNNNNNNNNNNNNNNNNNNNNNNNNNNNNNNNNNNNNNNNNNNNNNNNNNNNNNNNNNNNNNNNNNNNNNNNNNNNNNNNNNNNNNNNNNNNNNNNNNNNNNNNNNNNNNNNNNNNNNNNNNNNNNNNNNNNNNNNNNNNNNNNNNNNNNNNNNNNNNNNNNNNNNNNNNNNNNNNNNNNNNNNNNNNNNNNNNNNNNNNNNNNNNNNNNNNNNNNNNNNNNNNNNNNNNNNNNNNNNNNNNNNNNNNNNNNNNNNNNNNNNNNNNNNNNNNNNNNNNNNNNNNNNNNNNNNNNNNNNNNNNNNNNNNNNNNNNNNNNNNNNNNNNNNNNNNNNNNNNNNNNNNNNNNNNNNNNNNNNNNNNNNNNNNNNNNNNNNNNNNNNNNNNNNNNNNNNNNNNNNNNNNNNNNNNNNNNNNNNNNNNNNNNNNNNNNNNNNNNNNNNNNNNNNNNNNNNNNNNNNNNNNNNNNNNNNNNNNNNNNNNNNNNNNNNNNNNNNNNNNNNNNNNNNNNNNNNNNNNNNNNNNNNNNNNNNNNNNNNNNNNNNNNNNNNNNNNNNNNNNNNNNNNNNNNNNNNNNNNNNNNNNNNNNNNNNNNNNNNNNNNNNNNNNNNNNNNNNNNNNNNNNNNNNNNNNNNNNNNNNNNNNNNNNNNNNNNNNNNNNNNNNNNNNNNNNNNNNNNNNNNNNNNNNNNNNNNNNNNNNNNNNNNNNNNNNNNNNNNNNNNNNNNNNNNNNNNNNNNNNNNNNNNNNNNNNNNNNNNNNNNNNNNNNNNNNNNNNNNNNNNNNNNNNNNNNNNNNNNNNNNNNNNNNNNNNNNNNNNNNNNNNNNNNNNNNNNNNNNNNNNNNNNNNNNNNNNNNNNNNNNNNNNNNNNNNNNNNNNNNNNNNNNNNNNNNNNNNNNNNNNNNNNNNNNNNNNNNNNNNNNNNNNNNNNNNNNNNNNNNNNNNNNNNNNNNNNNNNNNNNNNNNNNNNNNNNNNNNNNNNNNNNNNNNNNNNNNNNNNNNNNNNNNNNNNNNNNNNNNNNNNNNNNNNNNNNNNNNNNNNNNNNNNNNNNNNNNNNNNNNNNNNNNNNNNNNNNNNNNNNNNNNNNNNNNNNNNNNNNNNNNNNNNNNNNNNNNNNNNNNNNNNNNNNNNNNNNNNNNNNNNNNNNNNNNNNNNNNNNNNNNNNNNNNNNNNNNNNNNNNNNNNNNNNNNNNNNNNNNNNNNNNNNNNNNNNNNNNNNNNNNNNNNNNNNNNNNNNNNNNNNNNNNNNNNNNNNNNNNNNNNNNNNNNNNNNNNNNNNNNNNNNNNNNNNNNNNNNNNNNNNNNNNNNNNNNNNNNNNNNNNNNNNNNNNNNNNNNNNNNNNNNNNNNNNNNNNNNNNNNNNNNNNNNNNNNNNNNNNNNNNNNNNNNNNNNNNNNNNNNNNNNNNNNNNNNNNNNNNNNNNNNNNNNNNNNNNNNNNNNNNNNNNNNNNNNNNNNNNNNNNNNNNNNNNNNNNNNNNNNNNNNNNNNNNNNNNNNNNNNNNNNNNNNNNNNNNNNNNNNNNNNNNNNNNNNNNNNNNNNNNNNNNNNNNNNNNNNNNNNNNNNNNNNNNNNNNNNNNNNNNNNNNNNNNNNNNNNNNNNNNNNNNNNNNNNNNNNNNNNNNNNNNNNNNNNNNNNNNNNNNNNNNNNNNNNNNNNNNNNNNNNNNNNNNNNNNNNNNNNNNNNNNNNNNNNNNNNNNNNNNNNNNNNNNNNNNNNNNNNNNNNNNNNNNNNNNNNNNNNNNNNNNNNNNNNNNNNNNNNNNNNNNNNNNNNNNNNNNNNNNNNNNNNNNNNNNNNNNNNNNNNNNNNNNNNNNNNNNNNNNNNNNNNNNNNNNNNNNNNNNNNNNNNNNNNNNNNNNNNNNNNNNNNNNNNNNNNNNNNNNNNNNNNNNNNNNNNNNNNNNNNNNNNNNNNNNNNNNNNNNNNNNNNNNNNNNNNNNNNNNNNNNNNNNNNNNNNNNNNNNNNNNNNNNNNNNNNNNNNNNNNNNNNNNNNNNNNNNNNNNNNNNNNNNNNNNNNNNNNNNNNNNNNNNNNNNNNNNNNNNNNNNNNNNNNNNNNNNNNNNNNNNNNNNNNNNNNNNNNNNNNNNNNNNNNNNNNNNNNNNNNNNNNNNNNNNNNNNNNNNNNNNNNNNNNNNNNNNNNNNNNNNNNNNNNNNNNNNNNNNNNNNNNNNNNNNNNNNNNNNNNNNNNNNNNNNNNNNNNNNNNNNNNNNNNNNNNNNNNNNNNNNNNNNNNNNNNNNNNNNNNNNNNNNNNNNNNNNNNNNNNNNNNNNNNNNNNNNNNNNNNNNNNNNNNNNNNNNNNNNNNNNNNNNNNNNNNNNNNNNNNNNNNNNNNNNNNNNNNNNNNNNNNNNNNNNNNNNNNNNNNNNNNNNNNNNNNNNNNNNNNNNNNNNNNNNNNNNNNNNNNNNNNNNNNNNNNNNNNNNNNNNNNNNNNNNNNNNNNNNNNNNNNNNNNNNNNNNNNNNNNNNNNNNNNNNNNNNNNNNNNNNNNNNNNNNNNNNNNNNNNNNNNNNNNNNNNNNNNNNNNNNNNNNNNNNNNNNNNNNNNNNNNNNNNNNNNNNNNNNNNNNNNNNNNNNNNNNNNNNNNNNNNNNNNNNNNNNNNNNNNNNNNNNNNNNNNNNNNNNNNNNNNNNNNNNNNNNNNNNNNNNNNNNNNNNNNNNNNNNNNNNNNNNNNNNNNNNNNNNNNNNNNNNNNNNNNNNNNNNNNNNNNNNNNNNNNNNNNNNNNNNNNNNNNNNNNNNNNNNNNNNNNNNNNNNNNNNNNNNNNNNNNNNNNNNNNNNNNNNNNNNNNNNNNNNNNNNNNNNNNNNNNNNNNNNNNNNNNNNNNNNNNNNNNNNNNNNNNNNNNNNNNNNNNNNNNNNNNNNNNNNNNNNNNNNNNNNNNNNNNNNNNNNNNNNNNNNNNNNNNNNNNNNNNNNNNNNNNNNNNNNNNNNNNNNNNNNNNNNNNNNNNNNNNNNNNNNNNNNNNNNNNNNNNNNNNNNNNNNNNNNNNNNNNNNNNNNNNNNNNNNNNNNNNNNNNNNNNNNNNNNNNNNNNNNNNNNNNNNNNNNNNNNNNNNNNNNNNNNNNNNNNNNNNNNNNNNNNNNNNNNNNNNNNNNNNNNNNNNNNNNNNNNNNNNNNNNNNNNNNNNNNNNNNNNNNNNNNNNNNNNNNNNNNNNNNNNNNNNNNNNNNNNNNNNNNNNNNNNNNNNNNNNNNNNNNNNNNNNNNNNNNNNNNNNNNNNNNNNNNNNNNNNNNNNNNNNNNNNNNNNNNNNNNNNNNNNNNNNNNNNNNNNNNNNNNNNNNNNNNNNNNNNNNNNNNNNNNNNNNNNNNNNNNNNNNNNNNNNNNNNNNNNNNNNNNNNNNNNNNNNNNNNNNNNNNNNNNNNNNNNNNNNNNNNNNNNNNNNNNNNNNNNNNNNNNNNNNNNNNNNNNNNNNNNNNNNNNNNNNNNNNNNNNNNNNNNNNNNNNNNNNNNNNNNNNNNNNNNNNNNNNNNNNNNNNNNNNNNNNNNNNNNNNNNNNNNNNNNNNNNNNNNNNNNNNNNNNNNNNNNNNNNNNNNNNNNNNNNNNNNNNNNNNNNNNNNNNNNNNNNNNNNNNNNNNNNNNNNNNNNNNNNNNNNNNNNNNNNNNNNNNNNNNNNNNNNNNNNNNNNNNNNNNNNNNNNNNNNNNNNNNNNNNNNNNNNNNNNNNNNNNNNNNNNNNNNNNNNNNNNNNNNNNNNNNNNNNNNNNNNNNNNNNNNNNNNNNNNNNNNNNNNNNNNNNNNNNNNNNNNNNNNNNNNNNNNNNNNNNNNNNNNNNNNNNNNNNNNNNNNNNNNNNNNNNNNNNNNNNNNNNNNNNNNNNNNNNNNNNNNNNNNNNNNNNNNNNNNNNNNNNNNNNNNNNNNNNNNNNNNNNNNNNNNNNNNNNNNNNNNNNNNNNNNNNNNNNNNNNNNNNNNNNNNNNNNNNNNNNNNNNNNNNNNNNNNNNNNNNNNNNNNNNNNNNNNNNNNNNNNNNNNNNNNNNNNNNNNNNNNNNNNNNNNNNNNNNNNNNNNNNNNNNNNNNNNNNNNNNNNNNNNNNNNNNNNNNNNNNNNNNNNNNNNNNNNNNNNNNNNNNNNNNNNNNNNNNNNNNNNNNNNNNNNNNNNNNNNNNNNNNNNNNNNNNNNNNNNNNNNNNNNNNNNNNNNNNNNNNNNNNNNNNNNNNNNNNNNNNNNNNNNNNNNNNNNNNNNNNNNNNNNNNNNNNNNNNNNNNNNNNNNNNNNNNNNNNNNNNNNNNNNNNNNNNNNNNNNNNNNNNNNNNNNNNNNNNNNNNNNNNNNNNNNNNNNNNNNNNNNNNNNNNNNNNNNNNNNNNNNNNNNNNNNNNNNNNNNNNNNNNNNNNNNNNNNNNNNNNNNNNNNNNNNNNNNNNNNNNNNNNNNNNNNNNNNNNNNNNNNNNNNNNNNNNNNNNNNNNNNNNNNNNNNNNNNNNNNNNNNNNNNNNNNNNNNNNNNNNNNNNNNNNNNNNNNNNNNNNNNNNNNNNNNNNNNNNNNNNNNNNNNNNNNNNNNNNNNNNNNNNNNNNNNNNNNNNNNNNNNNNNNNNNNNNNNNNNNNNNNNNNNNNNNNNNNNNNNNNNNNNNNNNNNNNNNNNNNNNNNNNNNNNNNNNNNNNNNNNNNNNNNNNNNNNNNNNNNNNNNNNNNNNNNNNNNNNNNNNNNNNNNNNNNNNNNNNNNNNNNNNNNNNNNNNNNNNNNNNNNNNNNNNNNNNNNNNNNNNNNNNNNNNNNNNNNNNNNNNNNNNNNNNNNNNNNNNNNNNNNNNNNNNNNNNNNNNNNNNNNNNNNNNNNNNNNNNNNNNNNNNNNNNNNNNNNNNNNNNNNNNNNNNNNNNNNNNNNNNNNNNNNNNNNNNNNNNNNNNNNNNNNNNNNNNNNNNNNNNNNNNNNNNNNNNNNNNNNNNNNNNNNNNNNNNNNNNNNNNNNNNNNNNNNNNNNNNNNNNNNNNNNNNNNNNNNNNNNNNNNNNNNNNNNNNNNNNNNNNNNNNNNNNNNNNNNNNNNN
Protein-coding regions in this window:
- the LOC115147768 gene encoding meteorin-like protein; this encodes MAVCTSDFAGRGSIRGVDTPSSSDHSSVAVTLSRLFHQKSGVFSWDGARGKGWSGRLNTPLRCRLQPREEEEFLLTGAVRFGEAWLGCSPHYRHFLKLYRTALETGSNPCHMDMDTD